In Calditrichota bacterium, the DNA window CCCTGCTCACCGCGAAAAGTAGTTCGATGATAAATTGTTCCCTGACCCGATTCAAAATCATTCTCCATTTCATCGTAAGGAACATCATTCAAACTGTAACGGAGAAATGCCTTTTCATTGGTCGCAATTTCGATGGCTACAAGCGTATCCACGGCAATAAATTCGGAATCAGGAAACTGAACAAAAACTGGCGGGACAGAATCCAGCGACGCAGAAACATACATATCCGGCAAATTGTCCTCGAAAATAGTGAACGGATCGTTGTAAAATTCGATAAAATCCGGCACACTCGGATGTCCGGGATAGGGCGCGAAATGGTGATTTTCATTGGCATTGCGCCAGACAGCAGCATAACTGATTTGCCTGGCAAGAGAGTCATTTTTCAGCGGATCGAGCAAAACATCCGTGAACCAGTTGGCAGTAGGCAGAGCTTCCTGACCAACCTCTGTGAGCGCAGGAATTTTTCCCCGCTGTTGCGCCAGACGCGCCACAATTTGCAAGCGATTTAAAAATCGATCGCGATCCGATTGGGAAATTGAACTGTTGAAATAAAAGTCCATTCCCAGAATATCAATAAATTCATCGCCGGGATAACGGTCGAGATATTCATTTTCAGAATTGAACTGACTGGGCGAGTAGGCGTAAAGCAAATTGTGCACATTCAACGAGTCCCGCAGAAACGCAGCAGTGAATTGCCACAATTGAATAAATTCTTCGCGCGTGCAATGAGCTTTTCCCCACCAGAACCATGAGCCATCATTTTCATGGTAAGGTCGAAAAATAATCGGGATTGACTGACCGTCTGCGCCGCGCAAACTTTTGAATTCCAGCGCTGCTCTGCGTAACTTTTCTTTGTAAAATTGATGATACTGACCGCCTGGAAGTAATGTAGAAACAATTTTCTCATTATTGACATCGCGGGCGTAAAAACCGCGATTCTGTGGGTCAAGTTGATGCCAGCAGAGCGTCTGCACTCCGCCGCGTTCGAATGCCGAAGTGAGCCGATAGTTGAAGCGCCACAGTTCATTTTCCTGAATGACGTGCTGCAAATCCCAGCTATAAACAGCCGGATAAGAGCCGCAAACATCTTTCACGTCACTGCGGTCGTCGTCGCCGCTCCAGCCGACGCCATAGCCAGTGGCATCGTGCATGCCAAAAAGCAAAAAATCAGCGGACAAAAAATCCAGATTGGCGAAAAGATAGCGCGTTTTTTGCGTCGCCGCAGAATCAAAAATTCCCGGCTTTATCGAATTGACGTTAATTTCATAATTCACGCACGCGTCGTATAAATCCCAGACAGCGTCATTGACCTGCTGCTGCGTAACTTCAGCATTTGAAAGCAGCAATTCCGCAGCGGAAATTTCATTTTGCAGAATCATTTTCGAGCCGGGAGCGAATTGTCCTTCTTCGTTTCCTTCGACAGTGCTGGCGAGCAAGGCACTCGCCGCCTGAATCGCCTTTTGCAATTCGACAAAATAAACAATATCCACATTCACAGAATCTCCGATCTTCAAATTATCAAAAAGCACAATCCCTGATTTTGGCTGAACCGTTCCGCCGTCCAGATAAAAGTAAATTCGCTTCAGCAAAGTAGAATTCTCCGGGCTAAGCGGGAACAAATAAGGATGCCAGAGATCGTCCCCGGGCAAATTCACCGGCAACCAGTCGCTGCTGCCGTCCTGATAGATGGGCTTGATTGTAAACTCTGTCCCAATATTTGACTTCACCTCCAGCGAAATGTATGGCGTGTTTGCCACGTTAATGATCGGGGGAATAAAGTTGAAATTATCCCATTCCCAGCTCTGCGCCACGCGGTGATAGGTCACTTGCAAAACGCCGTTTTGTTCGGTCAATTCGTAAGTGTAAGGTTGATTTGCAGGCACTTCCCAGCCAGTCAAAATATTGTCATTGAAATCATCCACGAAACCAGTGATCTGGGCGGAAACGGTCGTAGTGAATATCAAGAAAAAAATGATAAAGAGAGATATTGCTTTTTTCATGACTTTTGCCTTTTAAAAGATTAGAAATCTATTGTGTCGGGAAAAAGTTAATTTTGTATTTTTCATTTTTAAACAGTAGTAACATCCCCCTAAGTCCCCTGCGCCAGAAGCACATCTTCGACTTCAAAAGAGGATTTTTTTAGTTCCCCCTTTGAAGGGGGGCAGGGGGATGTATAGAATCACCCATTCTCCTCAATCCACTTCTTAATTTCCTCAAAAACCTTATCCGGATTTTCGTTTACTTCCTCATCGCGAAATCGCAGAAATCTGATGCCATATTTCTCAATTTCCCTTTGACGCATCTGGTCACTTACTTTGGCTTCATCAGAATCATGACTCACTCCGTCAATTTCAATAGCCAGCATTAATTCGTGGCAATAAAAATCCACAATATAATTCAAAATAGGCACCTGTCGATGAAACTCATATCCCAGCTCTTTTCTGCGAATTGCGTTCCAGAGAATCTTTTCGGCGTGAGTCGGATTCTTGCGCAAGGTTCGAGCTAAATCTTTAAGTTTTGGATTGTATGGGATGATTTTGTTTTTTGGCATGGGATTTCCTCATTTTGGAGTATTTTACATCCCCCCTGTCCCCCCTTCAAAGGGGGAAACCCAGAGAAGTCCCCCTTTGAAGGGGGATTTAGGGGGATGTAAGAATCAACCTTTTTCTAACTATAACATTCCAAAACACTTCCCATCACTTCAAAACCAAAACTTTCCGACTCCTCACAAATCCCCCCACCCTCATCTGCAATAAATAAACACCGCTCGCCAGCTCATTTGCATCAAAGGAAACTCGATACCAGC includes these proteins:
- a CDS encoding T9SS type A sorting domain-containing protein, which translates into the protein MKKAISLFIIFFLIFTTTVSAQITGFVDDFNDNILTGWEVPANQPYTYELTEQNGVLQVTYHRVAQSWEWDNFNFIPPIINVANTPYISLEVKSNIGTEFTIKPIYQDGSSDWLPVNLPGDDLWHPYLFPLSPENSTLLKRIYFYLDGGTVQPKSGIVLFDNLKIGDSVNVDIVYFVELQKAIQAASALLASTVEGNEEGQFAPGSKMILQNEISAAELLLSNAEVTQQQVNDAVWDLYDACVNYEINVNSIKPGIFDSAATQKTRYLFANLDFLSADFLLFGMHDATGYGVGWSGDDDRSDVKDVCGSYPAVYSWDLQHVIQENELWRFNYRLTSAFERGGVQTLCWHQLDPQNRGFYARDVNNEKIVSTLLPGGQYHQFYKEKLRRAALEFKSLRGADGQSIPIIFRPYHENDGSWFWWGKAHCTREEFIQLWQFTAAFLRDSLNVHNLLYAYSPSQFNSENEYLDRYPGDEFIDILGMDFYFNSSISQSDRDRFLNRLQIVARLAQQRGKIPALTEVGQEALPTANWFTDVLLDPLKNDSLARQISYAAVWRNANENHHFAPYPGHPSVPDFIEFYNDPFTIFEDNLPDMYVSASLDSVPPVFVQFPDSEFIAVDTLVAIEIATNEKAFLRYSLNDVPYDEMENDFESGQGTIYHRTTFRGEQGQRYLLFVRAVDILGNETPDALQISFTVDTTQAPIFWHDLRYNDDDWGTGVAPLGFNSTQTTQVQQAQTVYFRKTFTVTDVDQITYLSAIVKYDNGAAVYLNGEEIGRINMPDSEINYSTFASGNQAGVKAVTLTSEQLSFLRNGENVLAVEMHQANGDESDMIFDLRLIDPNPVIEFASEWKYFDKGYLPPTQKKSTSVEIEKQQSEKKFSLRQNFPNPFNPTTEISFYLRKSSKVQIVIFNVLGEKIRTLFHGEKSTGWHRVSWDGKDESGNPAASGIYFYQLKTSEFRKTR
- a CDS encoding endonuclease domain-containing protein, which gives rise to MPKNKIIPYNPKLKDLARTLRKNPTHAEKILWNAIRRKELGYEFHRQVPILNYIVDFYCHELMLAIEIDGVSHDSDEAKVSDQMRQREIEKYGIRFLRFRDEEVNENPDKVFEEIKKWIEENG